The proteins below come from a single Thermococcus sp. Bubb.Bath genomic window:
- a CDS encoding thymidine kinase translates to MHPGGFLEVITGPMFAGKTTELIKRVERQIFAKRKAALFKPAIDNRYSEKEVVAHNGLRYEAFVVPTTEEGVERIKEVTLTEGYEVIGIDEVQFFPLSIVKTLNELADRGIYVIASGLNLDFKADPFPVTKELLVRADNIVYLTAVCTVCGKPATRSQRLIDGKPAPRDSPVIHVGGRESYEARCREHHIVP, encoded by the coding sequence ATGCATCCAGGGGGATTTCTTGAGGTCATAACAGGCCCCATGTTCGCCGGAAAGACCACAGAGCTCATCAAAAGGGTGGAGAGGCAGATATTCGCAAAGAGAAAGGCGGCCCTCTTCAAACCTGCCATAGACAACCGCTATTCGGAGAAGGAAGTCGTTGCCCACAACGGGCTCAGATACGAGGCCTTTGTCGTCCCCACGACGGAGGAAGGAGTGGAAAGGATAAAGGAAGTAACCCTTACTGAGGGATACGAGGTCATTGGAATAGACGAGGTGCAGTTTTTCCCGCTTTCGATTGTTAAAACCTTAAACGAGCTTGCTGACCGGGGAATCTACGTCATAGCGAGCGGCCTCAACCTGGACTTCAAGGCGGACCCGTTCCCAGTTACGAAAGAGCTCCTCGTTAGGGCGGACAACATAGTCTACCTGACGGCCGTCTGCACCGTCTGCGGAAAGCCAGCAACGAGGAGCCAGAGGTTGATAGACGGAAAACCTGCGCCGAGGGATTCCCCGGTTATACATGTCGGGGGAAGGGAGAGCTATGAGGCGAGGTGCAGGGAGCACCACATAGTGCCTTAG
- a CDS encoding DUF371 domain-containing protein, which yields MMREVIHCRGHPNVKATHRSTLEFTKEDYLTPRGDCIICIKADRGINDLSEEFKRALRGGRKLRIRIKVGELEDEVLAEGSPELILDHPYSVVVRKSTYIDARTLAINANKAARDIDRRIVEMLKNPKTEAEIELVIEE from the coding sequence ATGATGAGGGAAGTAATCCACTGCAGAGGGCATCCAAACGTAAAAGCCACCCACCGCTCCACCCTGGAGTTCACGAAGGAGGACTACCTAACCCCCCGCGGGGACTGCATAATCTGCATTAAGGCAGATAGGGGTATCAACGACCTGAGCGAGGAGTTCAAAAGGGCCCTGCGGGGGGGAAGAAAGCTGAGGATAAGGATAAAGGTTGGGGAACTTGAGGACGAAGTCCTGGCGGAGGGCAGCCCGGAGCTAATCCTCGACCACCCGTACTCGGTGGTGGTGAGAAAGAGCACCTACATAGACGCGAGAACACTGGCGATAAATGCCAACAAGGCGGCAAGGGACATCGACAGGAGAATCGTCGAGATGCTCAAAAACCCGAAAACGGAGGCCGAGATTGAGCTGGTAATAGAGGAATAG
- a CDS encoding DUF835 domain-containing protein: MSRRVSTGIIVLTNPLEFVAGLIILLVSLFMVYEAFIYYTRFRGKFARKLALMTLVSAILATIASIVAVADSLMPVPLWPLMAIFFTASYVVIMTAVFFYMRLAYATSLPGTGEISPVASPRSESSPSSKEPGREKRTPEVPPGAFTISPAELEKIEPLCTHASGRAYVGRSKIPRGCDEFDVFLWLSRVEAENSVDPAKLHVIQGSIIRFLEKYGSGSLVIIDGLEFLLLHNDFKGLIKFLTSLKDYVLLHRSLLLVVVDEKTLDTRQYSILLREFPREGLADLISDVERQALFGVFTRGELAEEEEQNKTKKLEEKAKSTKSAGEKRDKSDAPGQREDKFQNGL; the protein is encoded by the coding sequence TTGTCGAGAAGAGTATCCACGGGGATAATCGTGCTTACCAATCCACTGGAGTTCGTCGCGGGATTGATTATACTGCTTGTCTCACTGTTCATGGTGTATGAGGCTTTCATATATTACACCCGGTTCAGGGGTAAGTTCGCCAGGAAACTGGCTCTGATGACTCTCGTCTCTGCGATTTTAGCGACTATAGCCAGCATCGTTGCGGTAGCGGACTCCCTCATGCCCGTTCCGCTCTGGCCCCTCATGGCCATTTTCTTCACGGCATCCTACGTTGTAATAATGACTGCGGTTTTCTTTTACATGAGACTGGCCTACGCCACATCCCTCCCGGGAACTGGGGAAATCTCACCGGTTGCTTCTCCCCGCAGTGAATCCTCTCCCTCCTCAAAAGAGCCTGGACGGGAAAAAAGAACTCCTGAAGTGCCTCCTGGCGCTTTCACCATTTCTCCGGCTGAATTGGAAAAAATCGAACCCCTCTGCACCCATGCCAGTGGCAGGGCGTATGTTGGCAGGAGCAAAATACCTAGGGGTTGTGATGAGTTCGACGTCTTTCTCTGGCTCAGCAGGGTGGAGGCGGAGAATTCGGTTGATCCAGCAAAGCTCCATGTTATTCAGGGCTCTATCATCAGGTTCCTTGAGAAGTACGGTTCGGGTTCCTTAGTTATCATCGACGGCCTTGAGTTCCTGTTGCTCCACAATGACTTCAAGGGTCTCATCAAGTTCCTGACGTCTCTGAAGGACTACGTGCTGCTCCACCGCTCTCTCCTCCTCGTTGTCGTGGATGAGAAAACACTGGACACACGGCAGTACTCCATCCTGCTCCGGGAGTTTCCGCGTGAGGGCCTCGCTGATCTGATTTCCGACGTGGAGAGACAGGCCCTCTTTGGCGTGTTCACCCGTGGGGAGCTCGCCGAGGAAGAAGAGCAGAATAAAACTAAGAAGCTGGAGGAGAAGGCTAAATCGACTAAATCCGCTGGGGAAAAGAGGGATAAATCTGATGCTCCTGGACAAAGAGAGGATAAATTCCAAAATGGCCTCTGA
- a CDS encoding pyruvate/oxaloacetate carboxyltransferase — protein MTVVNIVDTTFRDAHQSLIATRLQTEDMLAIAEKMDRIGFYSMEVWGGATFDVAIRYLNEDPWERLRLLREHIKKTKLQMLLRGQNLVGYRHYPDDVAKKFVELAHKNGIDIFRVFDALNDVRNMEVAIRKAKEVGAEVQGAIAYTTGKVFTLEYYMRKVEELLKLDVDVITIKDMAGLLTPWKAYELVSEIKERYGIPVDVHTHSTTGMAVATYLKAVEAGADFIDTAISPLAFGTAQPGIQTIWHALPEAVGSHLDRELIHEVSRYLRNLLEEKYWGLLHKGTLMVNPYVLKYQVPGGMYSNLINQLKEMKALDRLQEVLEEIPRVREDLGWPPLVTPTSQIVGTQAVLNVLFGRYERVTEEVKNYIKGLYGRPPAEVNPELRKKVLGGEEEITVRPGELLEPMLEKCRKELAELGIEREEDVLTYCLFPQVAKEFFEERKAGRKGPRMPPSAQKVKLYVNGVEFEVGIEGLDLSALKYLPQIASAGAAAPIAQEPSAPATSPPVPASSVSSPASAPAPAASATPSPAPAGEGVVTAPMPGKILRILVKEGEQVKTGQGLLILEAMKMENEIPAPKDGVVKKILVKEGDTVNTGDPMMEIE, from the coding sequence ATGACAGTGGTCAACATCGTGGACACGACCTTCAGGGACGCCCACCAGTCCCTTATAGCAACGCGCCTTCAGACGGAGGACATGCTTGCCATAGCCGAGAAGATGGATAGGATAGGCTTCTACTCAATGGAAGTCTGGGGAGGGGCGACCTTCGACGTCGCCATTCGCTACCTCAACGAAGACCCCTGGGAGAGGCTCAGACTGTTGAGGGAGCACATAAAGAAGACCAAACTCCAGATGCTCCTCCGCGGCCAGAACCTCGTCGGTTACCGCCACTATCCAGACGACGTTGCTAAAAAGTTCGTCGAGCTTGCCCACAAGAATGGGATAGACATCTTCCGCGTCTTCGATGCCCTAAACGACGTTCGGAACATGGAGGTGGCGATAAGAAAGGCAAAGGAAGTCGGGGCTGAGGTTCAGGGGGCGATAGCATACACGACGGGAAAGGTATTCACGCTGGAGTATTACATGAGAAAGGTCGAGGAGCTCCTCAAGCTTGACGTCGACGTCATAACGATAAAGGACATGGCCGGGCTCCTAACCCCATGGAAGGCCTACGAGCTGGTAAGTGAAATAAAAGAAAGATACGGCATCCCGGTTGACGTTCACACGCACTCAACAACGGGGATGGCGGTTGCCACTTACCTCAAAGCGGTTGAGGCAGGGGCCGACTTCATAGACACAGCAATAAGCCCGCTCGCCTTTGGAACGGCCCAGCCGGGTATACAGACTATATGGCACGCCCTTCCCGAGGCCGTTGGAAGCCACCTCGACCGCGAGCTTATTCACGAGGTCTCGCGCTACCTCAGAAACCTGCTTGAGGAGAAGTACTGGGGCTTACTCCACAAGGGAACCCTCATGGTGAACCCCTACGTCCTCAAGTACCAGGTTCCGGGCGGGATGTACTCCAACCTCATAAACCAGCTCAAGGAGATGAAAGCTTTAGACAGGCTCCAGGAGGTTCTCGAGGAGATACCAAGGGTAAGGGAAGACCTCGGCTGGCCGCCCCTTGTAACGCCGACGAGCCAGATAGTCGGAACGCAGGCGGTCCTCAACGTCCTCTTCGGAAGGTATGAACGGGTAACCGAGGAGGTCAAGAACTACATTAAGGGCCTCTACGGCAGGCCGCCGGCTGAGGTAAACCCGGAGCTCAGGAAGAAGGTTCTCGGCGGAGAGGAGGAGATAACTGTTCGGCCGGGAGAACTCCTCGAGCCGATGCTCGAAAAGTGCAGGAAGGAGCTTGCGGAGCTCGGAATCGAGAGGGAGGAGGACGTTCTAACATACTGCCTCTTCCCGCAGGTGGCAAAGGAGTTCTTTGAGGAGAGGAAAGCGGGAAGAAAGGGACCGAGAATGCCCCCAAGCGCCCAGAAGGTCAAGCTCTACGTGAACGGTGTCGAGTTCGAGGTTGGCATTGAGGGACTCGACCTGAGCGCGCTGAAGTACCTGCCCCAGATAGCGAGCGCTGGAGCAGCAGCCCCGATAGCACAGGAGCCTTCCGCTCCGGCAACCTCACCTCCAGTTCCAGCTTCAAGTGTCTCCTCGCCTGCTTCGGCGCCTGCCCCTGCAGCTTCAGCTACTCCTTCACCGGCTCCTGCGGGTGAGGGTGTTGTGACCGCACCAATGCCAGGAAAAATCCTCAGAATACTCGTGAAGGAAGGCGAGCAGGTTAAAACCGGCCAGGGTCTGCTTATCCTAGAGGCAATGAAAATGGAGAACGAGATTCCAGCACCAAAAGATGGCGTAGTGAAGAAAATCCTCGTCAAAGAAGGAGACACCGTAAACACAGGAGACCCAATGATGGAGATTGAGTAG
- a CDS encoding HemK2/MTQ2 family protein methyltransferase, translating into MFINYNGLQIKLHPQVYEPAEDTFLLAANLAVREGDVALDIGTGTGIIALLMARKTRSVIGVDVNPIAVELSKENAMLNGIRNVEFRQSDLFENVSGKFGVITFNAPYLPGEPEESIDLALLGGETGREVLDRFIEEVPNYLKQSGVVQIVQSSITGIEETLKRLREVGLTARVAAKKHFFFEDIVLINAKKI; encoded by the coding sequence ATGTTCATCAACTACAACGGCCTCCAGATCAAGCTCCACCCCCAGGTATACGAGCCCGCCGAGGACACCTTCCTCCTAGCCGCGAACCTTGCCGTCAGAGAGGGAGACGTTGCCCTCGACATCGGCACGGGGACTGGGATAATCGCCCTTCTAATGGCCAGAAAGACCCGCTCTGTCATTGGGGTTGATGTAAATCCCATCGCGGTTGAACTGTCCAAGGAAAATGCCATGTTGAACGGCATTAGAAACGTTGAATTCCGGCAGAGCGACCTCTTTGAGAATGTCTCCGGTAAGTTCGGCGTAATCACCTTCAATGCCCCCTACCTCCCCGGCGAGCCTGAAGAGTCAATAGACCTCGCCCTCCTTGGCGGCGAAACCGGAAGGGAAGTCCTCGATAGGTTCATAGAGGAGGTTCCCAACTATCTAAAACAAAGCGGAGTCGTCCAGATAGTCCAGAGCTCGATAACTGGGATTGAGGAAACCCTTAAACGGCTGAGGGAAGTGGGTTTAACTGCTAGGGTTGCCGCTAAGAAGCACTTTTTCTTTGAGGACATAGTACTGATAAACGCAAAGAAAATATGA
- a CDS encoding 30S ribosomal protein S27ae: MAKGKGGKKKTSQKWKLYEVQGGKVKRKNRFCPRCGPGVFMADHGDRWSCGRCGYTEWKKK; encoded by the coding sequence ATGGCCAAGGGTAAGGGTGGAAAGAAGAAGACCAGCCAGAAGTGGAAGCTCTACGAGGTTCAGGGCGGAAAGGTCAAGAGGAAGAACAGGTTCTGCCCGCGCTGCGGCCCCGGCGTCTTCATGGCCGACCATGGCGACCGCTGGAGCTGCGGAAGGTGCGGCTACACCGAGTGGAAGAAGAAGTGA
- a CDS encoding 30S ribosomal protein S24e, with amino-acid sequence MEIKVTEIKENKLLGRKEIYFDVLHEGEPTPSRADVKGKLAAMLDLDANTTVIQYIRSYFGSSVSKGYAKAYETRERMLYIEPEYILLREGLIEKKEE; translated from the coding sequence ATGGAGATTAAGGTTACCGAGATTAAGGAGAACAAGCTCCTCGGAAGGAAGGAAATATACTTCGACGTGCTCCACGAGGGAGAGCCGACGCCGAGCAGGGCCGATGTTAAGGGCAAGCTCGCCGCCATGCTCGACCTCGACGCCAACACGACCGTCATCCAGTACATCAGGAGCTACTTCGGAAGCAGCGTTTCAAAGGGCTATGCCAAGGCCTACGAGACCAGGGAGAGGATGCTCTACATAGAGCCAGAGTACATTCTCCTCAGGGAAGGCCTCATTGAGAAGAAGGAGGAGTGA
- a CDS encoding GTP-dependent dephospho-CoA kinase, with protein MSDFYFLLTPELRGELKEPLGELIEGEIPKPYLRLRPILEKDAFTITVGDVVTENVLRLGIEPNIAVYDHKTKRREYSPKVSSNAVFLTVKNPPGTVTKALLNALRKGVEIALRGRRVQVKVNGEEDLAAIPAVLYAPLGSLVLYGQPDEGVVLIKVTPECKRRCAQILSKMEVVHDGD; from the coding sequence ATGTCCGACTTCTACTTCCTTTTAACCCCTGAGCTTCGTGGTGAGCTTAAGGAACCCCTTGGTGAGTTAATCGAGGGTGAGATTCCGAAGCCTTATCTCCGTCTGAGGCCGATTCTTGAGAAAGATGCCTTCACAATAACCGTTGGCGATGTTGTCACCGAAAACGTCCTGAGACTGGGAATTGAGCCCAACATAGCCGTCTACGACCACAAAACTAAGAGAAGGGAGTACTCCCCGAAGGTCAGCTCGAATGCTGTTTTTCTAACCGTTAAGAACCCTCCGGGGACGGTAACGAAAGCTTTATTAAACGCCCTCCGAAAGGGGGTTGAGATTGCCCTCCGCGGAAGGCGGGTTCAGGTAAAGGTAAATGGCGAGGAAGACCTGGCCGCGATTCCAGCGGTCCTCTACGCTCCCCTCGGTTCGCTCGTCCTTTACGGCCAGCCCGACGAGGGGGTAGTGCTTATAAAGGTAACACCCGAATGCAAGCGCAGGTGTGCGCAGATACTCTCTAAGATGGAGGTGGTTCACGATGGAGATTAA
- the spt4 gene encoding transcription elongation factor subunit Spt4, with translation MAKERACRHCHYITTEDRCPVCGSRDLSDEWFDLVIIIDPENSRIAKTLGVTVPGKYAIRVR, from the coding sequence ATGGCGAAGGAGAGGGCGTGCAGGCACTGCCATTACATAACTACGGAAGACCGCTGCCCGGTCTGCGGGAGCAGAGACCTCAGCGACGAGTGGTTCGACCTCGTCATAATCATCGACCCGGAGAACAGCAGGATAGCCAAGACCCTGGGAGTCACGGTTCCGGGTAAATATGCAATCCGCGTGAGATGA
- a CDS encoding DNA-directed RNA polymerase — protein sequence MYRLLKVKDVVRIPPRMFTMDPKEAARAVLRETYEGIYDRDDGVVLAVLDVEEVGDGTIVPGDGATYHEAVFNVLAWKPEMHEVVEGEVIDVAPYGAFIRIGPVDGLVHISQLMDDYVVFDEKNKQFLGKETKRTLKLGDEVRARIIAISVKSRVIRENKIGLTMRQPGLGKRDWIEKEKRKEKEA from the coding sequence ATGTACAGGCTCCTGAAGGTTAAGGACGTCGTCAGGATCCCGCCCAGGATGTTCACGATGGATCCAAAGGAGGCGGCGAGGGCAGTCCTCCGCGAGACCTACGAGGGTATCTACGACAGGGACGACGGTGTTGTTCTGGCGGTGCTGGATGTAGAGGAAGTTGGGGACGGCACGATAGTCCCCGGCGATGGCGCGACCTACCACGAAGCAGTCTTCAACGTCCTCGCTTGGAAACCGGAGATGCACGAGGTCGTTGAGGGAGAGGTAATCGACGTGGCTCCCTACGGTGCGTTCATCAGGATTGGGCCGGTTGACGGTCTCGTCCACATAAGCCAGCTCATGGACGACTACGTCGTCTTTGACGAGAAGAACAAGCAGTTCCTCGGCAAGGAGACAAAGAGAACTCTTAAGCTCGGTGATGAGGTCAGGGCGAGGATCATAGCCATAAGTGTCAAGAGCCGCGTCATCAGGGAGAACAAGATAGGCTTGACCATGCGCCAGCCGGGCCTCGGAAAGAGGGACTGGATTGAAAAGGAGAAACGCAAGGAGAAGGAGGCCTGA
- a CDS encoding inorganic diphosphatase — MNPFHDVEPGPNVPEVVNAIIEIPRGSRNKYELDKKHGLIKLDRVLYSPFFYPVDYGLIPQTYYDDGDPFDIMVIMREPTYPLTLIESRPVGIMKMNDSGDKDWKVLAVPADDPYFKDWKDIDDVPKAFLDEIAHFFQRYKELQGKTTKIEGWGNAEEAKKEILRAIELYKEKFGKKE; from the coding sequence ATGAACCCGTTCCACGATGTTGAGCCAGGACCGAACGTCCCGGAGGTTGTGAATGCTATTATAGAGATTCCGAGGGGGAGCAGGAACAAGTACGAACTCGACAAAAAGCACGGCCTTATCAAGCTCGATAGGGTTCTTTACAGCCCGTTCTTCTACCCGGTCGACTATGGACTCATTCCGCAGACCTACTACGACGACGGCGACCCGTTTGATATAATGGTCATCATGCGCGAGCCCACATACCCGCTCACTCTAATCGAGTCTAGACCGGTGGGCATAATGAAGATGAACGACAGCGGCGACAAGGACTGGAAGGTCTTGGCCGTTCCAGCTGATGATCCCTACTTCAAGGACTGGAAGGACATCGACGACGTTCCGAAGGCTTTCCTCGACGAGATAGCCCATTTCTTCCAGAGGTACAAGGAGCTCCAGGGCAAGACCACCAAGATAGAAGGCTGGGGCAACGCCGAGGAGGCCAAGAAGGAGATACTCAGGGCGATCGAGCTCTACAAGGAGAAGTTTGGAAAGAAGGAGTGA
- a CDS encoding DUF5305 family protein, translated as MRKISVDRDKAIKVTLAVFIGIAVLFGAYSMAAYRTSPIITKVTYKTSYTERGELTHMGFFSNESVYQNGTSLSYYPRKITRMITGNYRYVESPKAEGKYKAFLRTDYYVTSNKKRVYITNKTRESWSGEFSGSFSIPVTFDVGELESDLKDVQQGTGLYRASGDTYLMVEVEVPGREPFTQKVSLTTDTSGMLKLTNPTKDYKKVERHANTTVHKMNFAGREIAVSEGRTLFPAMALLFLVPPLGFAYTRREKKPEDEMKGLRKFIVDGVPSGIGTIDPVALESVEDLEKVFDLVDKPIVHYVDGDQDVYAVVDGGVIYEYREGSRREEEKVE; from the coding sequence ATGAGAAAAATTTCTGTGGATAGGGATAAAGCTATCAAGGTCACACTTGCAGTTTTCATAGGAATCGCAGTCCTTTTCGGAGCGTACTCGATGGCGGCTTACAGAACCAGCCCTATCATCACAAAAGTCACTTACAAGACCAGCTATACTGAGAGGGGGGAGCTGACCCACATGGGGTTCTTCTCCAATGAATCTGTCTATCAGAACGGGACGAGCTTAAGCTACTATCCCAGGAAGATAACCCGGATGATAACCGGTAACTACAGATACGTCGAGAGCCCAAAAGCAGAGGGTAAGTATAAGGCGTTTCTTAGGACCGACTACTACGTTACCTCCAACAAGAAGCGCGTCTATATAACGAACAAAACGCGGGAATCATGGAGCGGGGAGTTCTCAGGCTCCTTTTCCATTCCGGTGACTTTCGATGTTGGGGAGCTGGAGAGCGACCTTAAAGATGTCCAGCAGGGAACGGGCCTCTACCGCGCCAGCGGAGACACTTACCTGATGGTTGAGGTGGAGGTACCTGGAAGGGAACCTTTCACGCAGAAGGTGTCTCTAACCACGGACACTTCGGGCATGCTAAAGCTTACCAATCCCACAAAGGATTACAAAAAGGTAGAAAGGCACGCCAACACCACGGTTCACAAAATGAACTTTGCCGGCAGGGAAATAGCGGTATCTGAGGGCAGAACGCTTTTTCCGGCTATGGCGCTCCTCTTCTTGGTGCCCCCGTTGGGATTTGCCTACACCCGCAGGGAGAAAAAGCCCGAGGATGAGATGAAGGGTCTGAGGAAGTTCATCGTGGACGGTGTTCCAAGCGGGATAGGGACAATCGATCCTGTGGCCCTCGAGTCGGTTGAGGATCTTGAGAAGGTATTTGACCTGGTGGACAAGCCCATAGTTCACTATGTTGATGGGGATCAGGATGTTTACGCAGTAGTCGATGGTGGGGTTATCTATGAGTACCGGGAAGGCTCCCGCCGGGAAGAGGAGAAGGTTGAGTGA
- a CDS encoding signal peptidase I — protein MKKLLEGTITAIVLIILMASVVGFVLDRPVFVSYAYSKSMTPTINKGDLFFMNPLSKGGEVGDIIVFHRRDGWTVHRIFAVVDGGYVTKGDNNVATDQQDGAYPLVRKENVVGKVVTVMRHPLVIRGGGAFIESVRSKLTNVYAIGIMLLLGVLITFSSGGKERKHRGHRRRFLRVRAKTVYAAISVLIVVGFLFVTVASWGTLAFSYSSTLAGGQREGWYLPGTTFEKNLSVENRAVYPFHYFLEPKGGRLTLLGEREFTVNGGGTHVIDMRISVPEDTRVYREEIQVRAYPALLPVRIIRPLYDLNPYLPLVAYALELTAVLIAFYYLAEIGKGDVLRIRLGRRSILTKLMGDG, from the coding sequence ATGAAAAAACTGCTTGAAGGCACCATTACAGCAATAGTCTTGATTATTCTCATGGCCTCAGTGGTGGGTTTCGTTCTTGACAGACCGGTTTTTGTATCGTACGCTTATTCCAAGAGCATGACCCCCACAATTAACAAGGGTGATCTTTTCTTCATGAACCCCCTCTCAAAGGGCGGTGAAGTTGGTGACATCATAGTCTTCCACAGGAGGGACGGCTGGACAGTTCACAGGATATTCGCAGTAGTCGACGGGGGGTACGTTACAAAGGGGGACAACAACGTCGCGACGGACCAGCAGGACGGGGCTTATCCTTTGGTCCGGAAGGAGAACGTCGTGGGAAAGGTTGTAACCGTTATGAGACACCCCTTAGTTATCCGCGGAGGGGGCGCCTTTATAGAGTCCGTGAGAAGCAAGCTAACCAACGTGTATGCCATAGGGATCATGCTTCTCCTAGGGGTTCTCATAACTTTCTCCAGTGGAGGAAAGGAGCGAAAACACCGTGGGCATAGGAGGAGATTCCTGAGGGTCAGGGCAAAGACAGTTTATGCGGCCATCTCAGTACTCATAGTGGTCGGCTTTCTGTTCGTGACGGTCGCCTCGTGGGGAACTCTGGCCTTCTCGTACTCCTCCACCCTTGCCGGAGGACAGCGCGAGGGGTGGTACCTGCCAGGGACGACCTTTGAGAAAAACCTCAGCGTTGAGAACCGTGCTGTTTATCCGTTCCACTACTTCCTCGAGCCGAAGGGAGGTAGGCTGACCCTTCTGGGAGAGCGTGAGTTCACCGTGAATGGTGGAGGCACGCATGTGATTGATATGAGAATCTCCGTCCCGGAGGATACGAGGGTTTACCGGGAAGAAATCCAGGTTCGTGCCTACCCTGCCTTGCTCCCCGTGAGGATTATCAGACCGCTTTATGATCTTAACCCCTACCTTCCGCTCGTTGCGTATGCCCTGGAGCTGACGGCGGTACTGATAGCGTTTTACTATCTGGCCGAGATCGGCAAGGGAGATGTACTAAGAATCAGACTAGGGAGGAGAAGCATCCTCACCAAACTAATGGGGGATGGTTGA